A stretch of Corallococcus macrosporus DNA encodes these proteins:
- a CDS encoding DUF2267 domain-containing protein produces MAQAHETDTEKQERHARRHEAHVRATYAAFLHHLCDLSALPPALAECAAVSVLSALERRLMPNGARNLEAQLPRMLVEFLPPPDERPPRPHRFGREEMVATVADDLQMPVEKAEVVIRAVLRAFQDQITEGEADKVASNLPADLQALWRLTQ; encoded by the coding sequence ATGGCCCAGGCCCACGAAACCGACACCGAGAAGCAGGAGCGCCACGCGCGGCGCCACGAAGCCCACGTCCGTGCCACCTACGCGGCGTTCCTCCACCACCTGTGCGACCTGAGCGCCCTGCCCCCCGCGCTCGCCGAGTGCGCCGCCGTGTCGGTGCTGAGCGCGCTGGAGCGGCGGCTCATGCCCAACGGGGCGCGCAACCTGGAGGCCCAGCTGCCCCGGATGCTGGTGGAGTTCCTGCCGCCCCCGGACGAGCGCCCCCCGCGCCCCCACCGCTTCGGCCGCGAGGAGATGGTCGCGACCGTCGCGGACGACCTCCAGATGCCCGTGGAGAAGGCGGAGGTGGTGATCCGCGCGGTGCTGCGCGCCTTCCAGGACCAGATTACGGAAGGCGAGGCGGACAAGGTCGCGAGCAACCTCCCCGCGGACCTGCAGGCCCTCTGGCGCCTCACGCAGTAG